Within the Enterococcus hirae ATCC 9790 genome, the region CATTGACTTCCATCTTTGCTTCATAGATCGTTCTTACTTTGTCCTCGATTGAACTTCCAGAAGCACAAAAAGAAGTGAAATCATGGGTACCTATTAAGTCAGGCAATGCTCGTTGAATTTTCGATAAATCAAGTGGATAGGGGAAATAACTTGCGTAATGCCGACGAAACGGACTGCGTGGTTTTCCAATATCGACCCGAAACTGGTAAGTTTTTTCTTTTACTAAATAGCGCGCGTGAAAATCATCTGAAACGATCTCAACGGCTTTAACTGCGATATCTTCTGACGATTGCGTATCTAATGCAAAACGCATACGTTCTAAAGGTCGTTCTTCAGGATAATCAAAATGGATCACTTGCCCCATCGCATGGACCCCTGCATCAGTACGGCCAGAACCAAAGACAGTGATCTCTTTTCCATTGGCCATTTTCTTTAGCGTTTTTTCCATTTCCTCTTGGACAGTACGACCATTTGGTTGCTTCTGAAAACCATTAAAATGGGTACCATCATAGGCAATAATTGCTTTATAACGTGTCATACTTTCACCTACTCATCAACTTCTTAAAAAG harbors:
- the truA gene encoding tRNA pseudouridine(38-40) synthase TruA, which codes for MTRYKAIIAYDGTHFNGFQKQPNGRTVQEEMEKTLKKMANGKEITVFGSGRTDAGVHAMGQVIHFDYPEERPLERMRFALDTQSSEDIAVKAVEIVSDDFHARYLVKEKTYQFRVDIGKPRSPFRRHYASYFPYPLDLSKIQRALPDLIGTHDFTSFCASGSSIEDKVRTIYEAKMEVNEAGDELLFTFRGNGFLYKMIRILVGTLLKIGNGRLSEDSIPEIIAKKDRNAAGPTAHPEGLYLYEVVYD